A portion of the Pedobacter cryoconitis genome contains these proteins:
- a CDS encoding TolC family protein — protein MNSYLKIYLPVIGLIIVLSASCKVTKPYQKPAVDLEGLYREHVAADTVTIANLHWKEMFTDTLLQKLIGEGIQRNLNLQAAYSRIRQSKAYFEQSKLAFLPSLNSDASAIATTSSNQNKVRSVIPYQYQAELTTSWEADLWGKLSSAKRANLAAMLQAEANARAVQTELVASIATSYYRLLALDDQLLITRQSLKNWQSTVDIMKKLKTADVVTGAAVVQSESSKYAVAVTIPDLMQSIRETENGLNLLLGNVPGPVARSKFDQIHPITLLQTGVPVQLLANRPDVQAAEYGFKNAFELSNVARTYFYPSLTISAGGGYTSYSSFFGPGSWIGSLTGGLTQPIFNKGANKTRLKVALEQQQQAVLSFQTAILTAGQEVSNAMYSYQKASEKKITRASQLENLEKSVQYTQALVRYGSANYTEVLTAQQSFLAAQLSQVNDQLQQLQATVSLYRALGGGWK, from the coding sequence ATGAACTCATACTTGAAAATTTATCTGCCTGTCATCGGGTTGATTATTGTGTTATCCGCTTCCTGTAAAGTCACTAAGCCTTATCAAAAACCGGCTGTCGATCTGGAAGGTTTATACAGAGAACATGTGGCTGCCGATACGGTCACTATTGCAAACCTGCATTGGAAAGAGATGTTCACGGATACTTTATTACAGAAGCTTATTGGTGAAGGTATCCAGCGGAATCTGAATTTGCAGGCTGCTTATTCGCGTATTCGTCAGTCTAAGGCTTATTTTGAACAAAGTAAATTGGCTTTTTTACCTTCTTTAAATAGTGATGCAAGTGCAATAGCGACAACTTCTTCCAATCAGAATAAAGTGAGAAGTGTTATCCCTTACCAGTACCAGGCTGAACTTACCACAAGTTGGGAAGCTGATTTATGGGGAAAACTGAGCAGTGCAAAACGTGCTAATTTAGCTGCTATGTTGCAAGCTGAAGCGAATGCGAGGGCTGTTCAAACTGAACTGGTTGCGAGTATTGCGACCAGTTATTACCGGTTACTGGCTTTGGATGATCAATTATTGATTACCCGGCAAAGTTTAAAAAACTGGCAGAGTACTGTCGATATCATGAAAAAGCTGAAAACAGCAGATGTGGTAACTGGTGCGGCAGTGGTACAAAGTGAGTCGAGTAAATATGCTGTTGCAGTTACAATCCCCGATCTGATGCAATCGATCAGAGAGACTGAGAATGGGCTGAACTTATTGCTGGGCAATGTGCCAGGGCCTGTAGCAAGAAGTAAATTTGATCAGATTCATCCGATAACTTTGTTGCAGACAGGTGTTCCTGTACAGTTATTAGCCAACCGTCCGGATGTACAGGCTGCGGAATATGGTTTTAAAAATGCTTTTGAACTGAGCAATGTTGCACGGACTTATTTTTATCCTTCGTTAACGATTTCGGCAGGTGGTGGCTATACGAGTTATAGCAGCTTTTTTGGCCCGGGATCTTGGATCGGTAGTTTAACTGGTGGGTTAACGCAACCTATATTTAATAAAGGAGCGAATAAAACGAGGTTAAAAGTTGCCCTGGAACAGCAGCAGCAAGCTGTGTTAAGTTTCCAGACTGCAATTCTGACTGCGGGGCAAGAGGTTTCAAATGCAATGTATTCTTACCAGAAGGCTTCAGAAAAGAAAATTACCAGGGCAAGTCAATTAGAAAATCTGGAAAAATCAGTGCAGTATACGCAGGCTTTGGTGAGGTATGGTTCTGCAAATTATACGGAAGTACTAACTGCTCAGCAAAGTTTTCTGGCTGCACAGTTGAGCCAGGTTAATGATCAATTACAACAATTACAGGCTACTGTTTCTTTATACAGAGCGCTTGGGGGAGGATGGAAATAA
- a CDS encoding efflux RND transporter permease subunit, producing the protein MLKLFIERPVLSTVVSIVIVTLGILGLVSLPISQYPDIAPPTVQVSANYSGASADVVLKSVIVPLEQQINGVEDMDYITSTAGNDGSGNITVSFKIGSDPNMAAVNVQNAVSRATPLLPQEVTKAGVTVQKKQTSTLLIFSVYSDNPAYDQTFLQNYVDINIVPEVKRIQGVGDASASGQMDYSMRIWLNPQAMASYGLVPADVTAALSDQNIQAAPGQFGERGGQAFQYVIKYPGTLADTAQFGNIVIRSNDRSRLLRLKDIARIQLGALSYFNSTRTNGHPAVSINVAQVAGSNAREVIQQTLKVMDKASKTFPKGIHYVVLQSVDDFLTASIEKVLHTLFEAFILVFVVVFVFLQDFRSTLIPAISVPVAIIGTFFFLKLFGFTINLLTLFALILAIGIVVDDAIVVVEAVHAKLDSGYTSAKEASIDALGEISSAIVSITLVMSAVFIPVSFISGSSGVFYKQFGLTLAIAIILSAINALTLSPALCALFLKSHHEKGKAKLSFMEKFYTAFNTAFERMSTKYANTIAFFSNKKWIPLSILAFFMVALFFLAKNTATGFVPNEDLGAINCNISLPPSASLERTDVVTRKIEKLAHTIPEINNVLAITGRGQLSGTGSNYATVVMRLIPWDKRKRDVQAIISELIKKSSDITEAEVKFFAPATIQGFGTTNGFAFQLQDRTGGEIPAFYKASKDFLSALSERPEIQFATTSFNPNFPQYLMNMNVPKIKEAGLNVVDITSAMQGYFGGIYASNFNQFGQQFRVMVQSSPEYRMTPESLNGVFVRTPDGQMVPVTEFFTLTQTYGPQAITRFNLYNSISINGTPNASYSSGQAIAAIQEVAAKTLPAGYSYEFSGITREELAGNSQTIFIFLLCLIFVYLLLSAQYESYLLPLSILLTIPVGTAGAFMFAHLFGISNNIYVQITLVMLIGLLAKNAILIVEFAVERRRSGMEITEAAVKGAQARLRPILMTSFAFILGLVPLMLATGAGANGNRSIGVGAVGGMLIGTVFGLFITPTLFIVFQTLQEKLKKKPDHKL; encoded by the coding sequence ATGTTAAAGCTATTTATTGAACGTCCGGTGTTATCAACCGTGGTCTCTATTGTTATAGTTACCCTGGGTATACTGGGCCTTGTTTCGCTCCCGATTTCCCAGTATCCTGATATTGCGCCTCCAACGGTTCAGGTCTCGGCAAATTACAGCGGTGCGAGTGCAGATGTAGTATTGAAGAGTGTAATTGTACCGCTTGAACAGCAAATTAATGGGGTGGAAGATATGGATTATATTACCTCGACTGCTGGTAACGATGGGTCAGGAAATATAACTGTAAGTTTTAAAATTGGCAGTGATCCGAATATGGCTGCCGTGAATGTGCAGAATGCTGTTTCCCGTGCTACTCCTTTATTACCTCAGGAAGTAACCAAGGCTGGTGTTACGGTTCAGAAAAAACAGACGAGTACCTTGCTGATCTTTTCGGTTTATAGTGATAATCCTGCTTATGATCAGACCTTTCTGCAGAATTATGTAGATATTAATATTGTACCAGAGGTGAAAAGGATTCAGGGGGTGGGGGATGCTTCTGCTTCCGGTCAGATGGATTATTCTATGCGTATCTGGCTTAATCCCCAGGCCATGGCTTCTTATGGATTAGTACCCGCTGATGTTACTGCGGCTCTTTCGGATCAGAATATACAGGCTGCTCCGGGCCAGTTTGGTGAGCGTGGAGGACAAGCTTTTCAATATGTCATTAAATATCCGGGGACACTGGCAGATACTGCACAGTTTGGAAATATTGTGATCCGTTCCAATGACCGGAGCCGTTTGTTAAGGCTGAAGGATATTGCAAGGATTCAGCTTGGGGCCTTAAGTTATTTTAACAGCACCAGGACCAATGGTCACCCTGCTGTATCTATTAACGTTGCACAGGTGGCTGGTTCAAATGCACGCGAAGTAATTCAGCAGACGCTTAAGGTAATGGATAAGGCTTCTAAAACCTTTCCTAAGGGGATACATTACGTTGTCTTGCAGAGTGTAGATGACTTTTTGACGGCCTCTATTGAAAAGGTGCTGCATACTTTATTTGAAGCATTTATACTGGTGTTTGTGGTTGTGTTTGTCTTTTTACAGGATTTTCGTTCTACACTTATTCCGGCTATTTCTGTTCCGGTTGCGATTATAGGAACGTTTTTCTTTCTGAAGCTATTTGGGTTTACGATTAATTTATTGACACTCTTCGCCCTGATCCTGGCCATTGGTATTGTGGTGGATGATGCAATTGTCGTCGTCGAGGCGGTCCATGCGAAGCTGGACAGTGGATATACTTCAGCCAAAGAGGCCAGTATTGATGCTTTGGGCGAAATTTCAAGCGCAATCGTTTCGATTACTTTGGTCATGTCTGCTGTATTTATTCCTGTTAGCTTTATTAGCGGGTCATCTGGTGTTTTTTATAAGCAATTTGGACTTACCCTGGCTATTGCAATCATCTTGTCAGCGATTAATGCGTTGACGCTAAGTCCTGCGCTTTGTGCTTTGTTTTTAAAGAGCCATCATGAAAAGGGCAAGGCTAAGCTGAGTTTCATGGAAAAATTCTATACAGCTTTTAATACTGCTTTTGAGCGGATGAGTACGAAGTATGCCAATACAATTGCCTTTTTTAGCAATAAGAAGTGGATTCCGCTTTCAATATTGGCTTTCTTTATGGTCGCCTTATTTTTCCTGGCCAAAAATACGGCGACAGGATTTGTACCAAATGAAGATTTGGGCGCAATCAATTGTAATATCAGTTTGCCGCCAAGTGCTTCGCTGGAAAGAACAGATGTGGTAACCCGTAAAATAGAGAAGCTGGCGCACACGATTCCGGAAATCAATAATGTACTGGCGATTACCGGGCGCGGACAGCTTTCCGGAACAGGAAGTAATTATGCAACGGTAGTGATGCGGCTTATTCCCTGGGATAAGCGAAAAAGAGACGTGCAGGCAATTATCAGTGAACTGATTAAGAAGTCTTCTGATATTACAGAGGCCGAGGTTAAGTTTTTTGCTCCGGCAACAATACAGGGTTTTGGAACGACGAATGGTTTTGCTTTCCAGTTGCAAGACAGAACTGGTGGTGAAATCCCAGCTTTTTATAAAGCAAGTAAGGACTTTTTATCGGCTTTGTCAGAGCGGCCTGAAATACAGTTTGCAACGACCTCTTTTAATCCAAATTTCCCTCAATATCTGATGAACATGAATGTTCCCAAGATCAAAGAGGCAGGGTTGAATGTGGTGGATATTACTTCTGCGATGCAGGGGTACTTTGGAGGGATTTATGCGTCAAACTTTAACCAGTTCGGACAACAGTTCAGGGTGATGGTCCAATCATCGCCAGAATACAGGATGACTCCTGAAAGTTTGAATGGGGTATTTGTACGTACGCCGGATGGACAAATGGTTCCGGTAACAGAGTTTTTTACGTTGACACAAACTTATGGGCCACAGGCAATCACCCGTTTCAATTTGTATAATTCGATCAGTATCAATGGAACGCCTAATGCTTCTTATAGTTCGGGGCAGGCAATTGCTGCAATACAGGAAGTCGCTGCGAAAACGTTGCCTGCTGGTTATAGCTACGAGTTTTCAGGAATTACCAGAGAAGAGCTTGCTGGAAACAGCCAGACGATTTTCATTTTCTTGCTTTGCTTAATCTTCGTTTATTTACTGCTGAGTGCGCAGTATGAGAGTTATTTATTGCCCTTGTCTATTTTGCTGACCATACCTGTAGGTACTGCGGGAGCTTTTATGTTTGCCCATTTATTTGGCATCAGCAATAATATCTATGTTCAGATTACCTTGGTCATGCTGATCGGATTACTGGCTAAAAATGCGATTCTGATCGTAGAGTTTGCTGTAGAAAGAAGACGCTCAGGTATGGAGATTACAGAGGCTGCAGTGAAGGGTGCACAGGCAAGGCTCAGACCTATATTAATGACCTCGTTTGCTTTTATATTAGGATTGGTTCCTTTGATGCTGGCTACTGGTGCCGGAGCAAATGGTAACCGGTCTATTGGCGTTGGCGCTGTTGGCGGGATGTTGATTGGAACAGTCTTCGGGTTGTTTATTACACCAACTTTATTTATTGTGTTTCAAACGCTTCAGGAGAAGTTGAAAAAGAAACCTGATCACAAATTATAA
- a CDS encoding efflux RND transporter periplasmic adaptor subunit, whose product MTLSEDDMNTFKTPLAILASLVIFSSCGNNKGKDKTADQVKPYPVITLASKIADIYSDYPATIQGIQNIEIRPKIDGYVADIFVDEGASVKKGQLLFRINAPQYEQDVKTTEANIKIAQADVNAARMNVDKVKPLVDEDIVSPYQLESAKYTLESKQGALAQANAALNNAKTNLSYTQIFSPVDGVIGILPYKIGSLVSSTTANPLTTVSNIESIYAYFSINERQGLDFFLAAKGVTMQQKLTTLPPVNLVLANGNVLPSAGKVETASGLINAQTGSINMRATFPNHDGLVRSGSSAVVRIPRTINAALLVPQKATYQIQGKLFVYVVDKSNKVNSVEITTTASTADSYVIQKGLKVGDRVVADGISNLREGLEIKPTN is encoded by the coding sequence ATGACTCTTTCTGAAGACGACATGAACACTTTCAAAACTCCTTTAGCCATCCTGGCTTCCCTGGTTATATTTTCCTCTTGTGGAAATAATAAAGGTAAAGATAAGACAGCCGATCAGGTTAAACCCTATCCTGTGATTACGCTTGCTTCCAAAATAGCCGATATCTATTCCGATTATCCTGCAACTATACAGGGAATACAGAATATTGAAATACGTCCAAAAATAGATGGATATGTAGCAGACATTTTTGTTGATGAAGGCGCATCAGTAAAAAAAGGTCAGCTTCTTTTTAGAATCAATGCGCCGCAATATGAGCAGGATGTGAAAACAACTGAAGCCAATATAAAAATAGCGCAAGCAGATGTCAATGCAGCAAGAATGAACGTAGATAAGGTAAAGCCTTTAGTAGATGAAGATATTGTGAGCCCCTATCAGCTGGAATCGGCAAAATATACACTTGAATCGAAACAGGGTGCCCTTGCACAGGCCAACGCTGCATTGAATAATGCGAAAACAAACCTGAGTTATACGCAGATTTTTAGTCCTGTTGATGGCGTAATTGGTATCCTTCCTTATAAAATCGGAAGTCTGGTGAGCAGTACTACTGCTAATCCGCTGACTACGGTGTCGAACATTGAAAGTATCTATGCTTATTTCTCGATCAATGAAAGACAAGGCCTTGACTTTTTTCTTGCCGCCAAAGGGGTGACCATGCAGCAAAAACTAACAACGTTGCCTCCGGTTAATTTGGTGCTTGCGAATGGAAATGTGCTGCCATCTGCGGGAAAAGTGGAAACTGCAAGTGGTTTAATCAACGCGCAGACGGGGTCTATTAATATGAGGGCAACTTTCCCTAACCATGACGGATTGGTACGCAGTGGTAGCAGCGCTGTGGTCAGGATCCCAAGAACAATTAATGCTGCTTTGCTTGTCCCGCAAAAAGCTACTTATCAGATCCAGGGAAAACTATTTGTTTATGTAGTGGATAAATCTAACAAAGTGAACTCTGTGGAAATTACAACTACAGCCAGTACAGCTGATTCTTATGTGATACAGAAAGGCCTGAAAGTGGGCGACAGGGTAGTAGCAGACGGTATTTCAAACCTGAGAGAAGGATTGGAAATTAAACCAACAAATTAA
- a CDS encoding PorP/SprF family type IX secretion system membrane protein, with translation MKRNIAIWGLMTGLFLFTAKQSNAQLNPLAAMYYQNQYLGNPAMVGIDRGLAFNLGYRAQWNGTPGSPVTQSVTGNYGVTDRMGLGINVSNDKIGLQRWTRAVASYAYHLPLNGNGDQLHFGLSFGFSNERLNENLVNGDPTDVGISQYNQRSTYIDGDFGIAYTANRLTLQAALPNLKSVFHKNDLNNLVDQSTFYTAASYRLSLSEGEEGVDVEPKVALRGVKGYKDIFDAGANLVFANKRVNVYGLYHSTESYTFGVGMQYQGLNLSGSYTSGTSALRGYVDGNFELSLRIRVF, from the coding sequence ATGAAAAGGAATATAGCAATATGGGGATTAATGACGGGGCTGTTTTTATTTACTGCTAAACAGTCTAACGCGCAATTGAATCCGCTGGCAGCAATGTATTATCAGAATCAATATCTGGGTAATCCTGCAATGGTTGGAATTGACAGAGGCCTGGCTTTTAACCTGGGTTATCGCGCACAATGGAATGGAACACCTGGATCACCTGTTACCCAATCGGTAACAGGTAATTACGGGGTTACTGATAGAATGGGATTAGGTATTAATGTGAGTAATGATAAAATTGGATTACAGCGCTGGACAAGGGCAGTAGCATCTTATGCTTATCATTTACCACTGAATGGAAATGGAGATCAATTACATTTTGGTTTATCTTTTGGTTTCTCTAATGAGAGATTGAATGAAAACTTGGTGAATGGTGATCCGACTGATGTGGGTATCAGTCAGTATAATCAGCGTTCAACTTATATTGATGGTGATTTTGGTATTGCTTATACGGCAAACAGACTTACTTTACAGGCTGCGTTACCTAATCTGAAAAGTGTGTTCCATAAAAATGACCTCAATAATCTGGTAGACCAGTCTACCTTCTATACCGCAGCTAGTTACCGGTTGTCACTTAGTGAAGGTGAAGAAGGGGTCGATGTTGAACCTAAAGTAGCTTTAAGAGGTGTAAAAGGATACAAAGATATATTTGACGCAGGTGCAAATCTTGTTTTTGCCAATAAAAGAGTCAATGTATATGGCCTGTACCACTCTACAGAAAGTTATACTTTCGGTGTGGGCATGCAATACCAGGGATTGAACCTGAGTGGTTCTTATACTTCCGGTACTTCGGCATTAAGAGGTTACGTTGATGGTAATTTTGAGCTGAGCTTAAGGATACGCGTGTTTTAG